The Agromyces sp. LHK192 genome includes a window with the following:
- a CDS encoding HIT domain-containing protein: protein MSNYGPDEFDDVPTQRSGEIAGVPDAFQRLWTPHRMVYIENGQDPSEDACPFCRAPDFDDETSFIVARGEHAYVLLNLYPYNSGHLLVCPYRHIATYDEATAEEVAEIGAMTQTAMRVLTQVSRCDGFNIGMNQGRIAGAGISEHLHQHIVPRWALDSNFFPIIAKTKAVPRLLGDVRREVAEAWPA from the coding sequence ATGAGCAACTACGGGCCCGACGAATTCGACGACGTGCCGACGCAGCGTTCGGGCGAGATCGCCGGGGTTCCCGACGCGTTCCAGCGGCTCTGGACGCCGCACCGGATGGTGTACATCGAGAACGGACAGGATCCGAGCGAGGATGCCTGCCCGTTCTGCCGTGCGCCCGACTTCGACGACGAGACGAGCTTCATCGTCGCGCGCGGCGAGCACGCGTACGTGCTGCTGAACCTCTACCCGTACAACAGCGGCCACCTGCTCGTGTGCCCGTACCGGCACATCGCGACCTACGACGAGGCGACCGCCGAGGAGGTCGCCGAGATCGGCGCCATGACCCAGACGGCCATGCGCGTGCTCACGCAGGTCTCCCGGTGCGACGGATTCAACATCGGCATGAACCAGGGACGGATCGCCGGCGCGGGCATCTCGGAGCACCTGCACCAGCACATCGTGCCGCGGTGGGCACTCGACTCGAACTTCTTCCCGATCATCGCGAAGACCAAGGCCGTGCCCCGGCTGCTCGGCGACGTGCGCCGAGAGGTCGCGGAGGCCTGGCCGGCCTGA
- the thrS gene encoding threonine--tRNA ligase, whose protein sequence is MVDGFARFTDRSVVAMRVNGELKDLATTLTDDDDVEPVTIDSPDGLSILRHSTAHVLAQAVQAINPEAKLGIGPPVTDGFYYDFDVQTPFTPEDLKALDKEMARIIRSGQRFMRRVVSDEEARAELAAEPYKLELIGLKGAAGHGESSGDDHESVEVGAGELTIYDNVDPKTGDVVWKDLCRGPHLPNTRMIGNGWSLMRVAAAYWRGSEKNPQLQRIYGTAWPTKDELRAYQTRLEEAAKRDHRKLGSELDLFSFPDEIGSGLAVFHPKGGIIRYEMEEYLRKQLLRNGYEFVNTPHITKAHLYEVSQHLNWYADGMFPPMHLDEETDAEGNVTRQGQDYYLKPMNCPMHNLVFRARGRSYRELPLRLAEFGTVYRYEKSGTLSGLTRVRGLTQDDAHIYVTDEQIKEEVGRQLEFVLETLRGYGLTDFYLELSTKDPVKSVGSDELWETATQTLREVAVESGLELVDDPGGAAFYGPKISVQARDAIGRTWQLSTVQLDFNQPELFELRYAAADGTQKQPAMIHRALLGSVERFFAILLEHYAGAFPAWLAPVQVVGIPVADEYAPYLGAIIEQLRGEGVRAELDTTDDRMQKKIRTHTTQKVPFQLIAGENDRSAETVSFRFRDGSQENGVAITDAVAKIRESIADHRQVSTRDDLFA, encoded by the coding sequence GTGGTCGACGGTTTCGCACGGTTCACCGATCGTTCCGTTGTCGCCATGCGCGTCAACGGCGAGCTGAAGGACCTCGCCACGACGCTGACGGACGACGACGACGTCGAGCCGGTGACGATCGACTCGCCCGACGGCCTGAGCATCCTCCGCCACTCGACCGCGCACGTGCTGGCCCAGGCGGTGCAGGCGATCAACCCCGAAGCGAAGCTCGGCATCGGCCCGCCCGTGACCGACGGCTTCTACTACGACTTCGACGTGCAGACGCCGTTCACCCCGGAGGACCTGAAGGCCCTCGACAAGGAGATGGCGCGCATCATCCGCTCGGGCCAGCGCTTCATGCGGCGGGTCGTCAGCGACGAGGAGGCGCGCGCCGAGCTCGCCGCCGAGCCGTACAAGCTCGAGCTCATCGGCCTGAAGGGCGCTGCCGGCCACGGCGAGTCCAGCGGCGACGACCACGAGTCGGTCGAGGTCGGTGCCGGTGAACTGACCATCTACGACAACGTCGACCCGAAGACCGGCGACGTCGTCTGGAAGGACCTCTGCCGCGGACCGCACCTCCCGAACACGCGGATGATCGGCAACGGCTGGTCGCTCATGCGCGTCGCGGCGGCGTACTGGCGCGGCTCGGAGAAGAATCCGCAGCTCCAGCGCATCTACGGCACCGCGTGGCCGACGAAGGACGAGCTGCGCGCCTACCAGACCCGGCTGGAGGAGGCGGCGAAGCGCGACCACCGCAAGCTCGGCTCCGAGCTCGACCTGTTCTCGTTCCCCGACGAGATCGGTTCCGGCCTCGCGGTGTTCCACCCCAAGGGTGGCATCATCCGCTACGAGATGGAGGAGTACCTGCGCAAGCAGCTCCTTCGCAACGGGTACGAGTTCGTCAACACGCCGCATATCACGAAGGCGCACCTCTACGAGGTCAGCCAGCACCTCAACTGGTACGCCGACGGCATGTTCCCGCCGATGCACCTCGACGAGGAGACCGACGCGGAGGGCAACGTCACCCGGCAGGGCCAGGACTACTACCTGAAGCCGATGAACTGTCCGATGCACAACCTCGTGTTCCGGGCACGCGGCCGGTCGTACCGTGAGCTGCCGCTGCGGCTCGCCGAGTTCGGCACCGTGTACCGCTACGAGAAGTCGGGCACGCTGTCCGGCCTCACGCGCGTGCGCGGCCTCACGCAGGACGACGCGCACATCTACGTCACCGACGAGCAGATCAAGGAGGAGGTCGGCCGCCAGCTCGAGTTCGTGCTCGAGACCCTCCGCGGATACGGCCTCACGGACTTCTACCTCGAGCTGTCCACCAAGGACCCGGTGAAGTCGGTCGGCAGCGACGAGCTGTGGGAGACCGCGACGCAGACGCTGCGCGAGGTCGCCGTCGAGTCCGGGCTCGAGCTCGTCGACGACCCGGGCGGAGCCGCCTTCTACGGGCCGAAGATCTCGGTGCAGGCGCGCGACGCCATCGGCCGGACCTGGCAGCTCTCCACCGTGCAGCTGGACTTCAACCAGCCGGAGCTCTTCGAGCTGCGCTACGCCGCCGCCGACGGCACCCAGAAGCAGCCCGCCATGATCCACCGCGCGCTGCTCGGCTCGGTCGAGCGGTTCTTCGCGATCCTCCTCGAGCACTACGCGGGTGCCTTCCCGGCGTGGCTCGCACCCGTGCAGGTCGTCGGCATCCCCGTCGCCGACGAGTACGCACCGTACCTCGGGGCGATCATCGAACAGCTGCGCGGCGAGGGGGTCCGGGCCGAGCTCGACACGACCGACGACCGCATGCAGAAGAAGATCCGCACGCACACCACGCAGAAGGTGCCGTTCCAGCTGATCGCGGGGGAGAACGACCGCAGCGCCGAGACCGTGAGCTTCCGGTTCCGCGACGGCAGCCAGGAGAACGGCGTCGCCATCACCGACGCGGTCGCGAAGATCCGCGAGTCGATCGCGGACCACCGTCAGGTCTCCACGCGGGACGACCTGTTCGCATGA